A window of Strigops habroptila isolate Jane chromosome 5, bStrHab1.2.pri, whole genome shotgun sequence contains these coding sequences:
- the ARL4C gene encoding ADP-ribosylation factor-like protein 4C gives MGNISSNISAFQSLHIVMLGLDSAGKTTVLYRLKFNEFVNTVPTIGFNTEKIRLSNGTAKGISCHFWDVGGQEKLRPLWKSYSRCTDGIIYVVDSVDVDRLEEAKTELHKVTKFAENQGTPLLVIANKQDLPKSLPVAEIEKQLALHELTPSTTYHIQPACAIIGEGLTEGMDKLYEMILKRRKSLKQKKKR, from the coding sequence ATGGGGAACATCTCGTCCAACATCTCCGCCTTCCAGTCCCTGCACATCGTGATGCTGGGCCTGGACTCGGCGGGGAAGACCACGGTGCTGTACCGGTTGAAGTTCAACGAGTTCGTCAACACCGTGCCCACCATCGGTTTCAACACGGAGAAGATCCGGCTGAGCAACGGGACGGCCAAGGGCATCAGCTGCCACTTTTGGGATGTGGGAGGTCAGGAGAAGCTGCGCCCGCTCTGGAAGTCCTACAGCCGCTGCACCGATGGCATCATCTACGTGGTGGACTCAGTGGACGTGGACCGGCTGGAGGAGGCCAAAACAGAGCTGCACAAGGTGACCAAGTTCGCCGAGAACCAGGGCACCCCGCTGCTGGTCATCGCCAacaagcaggacctgcccaAGTCCCTGCCGGTGGCCGAGATCGAGAAGCAGCTGGCTCTCCATGAGCTCACCCCTTCCACCACCTACCATATCCAGCCCGCCTGCGCCATCATCGGCGAGGGGCTCACGGAGGGCATGGACAAGCTCTACGAGATGATCCTGAAGCGGAGGAAGTCCCTCAAGCAGAAGAAGAAGCGGTAG